Genomic DNA from Methanofollis sp. W23:
ACCCCGGTGAGGGCAAAGACCCCGATCTGCCAGGAGGCCGCACCGCCTGCAAAGAGCCCGGTGATGATGACGATATCGGCGTAGCGGTCAGAGACATGATCGATGAAGTCGCCGCGCAGACTCGCAACCTCGAGTTCACGGGCAAGCGCCCCGTCCATGGCATCAAAGACCGCATTCACCGCGACCAGGATGACACCCCAGACGATCTCGCCGAAGTAAAAGGCACCCCCGGCCGCGAAGGCTGCAATCAGTGCAACAGCCGAGAAGAAGTTTGGCGTGAGCCTGAGACGTGCGGCCCCGGCGATCGCCGGCGAGAGAAGTCCGCTGACATAGGG
This window encodes:
- a CDS encoding CDP-alcohol phosphatidyltransferase family protein, whose amino-acid sequence is MTLDRLRPYVSGLLSPAIAGAARLRLTPNFFSAVALIAAFAAGGAFYFGEIVWGVILVAVNAVFDAMDGALARELEVASLRGDFIDHVSDRYADIVIITGLFAGGAASWQIGVFALTGVLMSSYMGTQAQALGVGRYYGGVLGRADRLVLLIIAGLLDLIFAAPVYGLPYLGWLLVIYGVFGHYTALQRIVYIWKRL